Proteins from a genomic interval of Rhodococcus rhodochrous:
- a CDS encoding DUF3253 domain-containing protein, translating into MDTDGSSGETERTPDGRYVVVKGRRWRATDPAIPEPLRKQLVAELMRARRLVKSEGDAARHRVQDAKVALGERGHPWWEPRDDDAARERLAATICALLRERNPSTICPSDAARVAGGGAWRDLMDIARSVAAELERSEHVVITQKGEPVDVETARGPIRIAPGPNLEHPRPSP; encoded by the coding sequence ATGGACACCGACGGGTCATCCGGCGAGACCGAGCGCACGCCCGACGGCAGATATGTGGTGGTCAAGGGGCGACGTTGGCGTGCCACCGATCCCGCGATTCCCGAACCTCTGCGGAAACAGCTGGTGGCGGAGCTGATGCGGGCCCGCCGTCTCGTGAAGAGCGAGGGAGACGCCGCGCGGCATCGTGTCCAGGACGCCAAGGTCGCACTCGGCGAACGCGGACATCCGTGGTGGGAGCCGCGCGACGACGACGCGGCCCGCGAGCGACTCGCGGCCACGATCTGCGCGCTGCTCCGGGAACGGAATCCGTCCACCATCTGCCCCAGTGACGCCGCGCGGGTCGCCGGCGGAGGGGCGTGGCGCGACCTGATGGACATCGCCCGCTCGGTAGCCGCCGAACTCGAACGCAGCGAGCACGTGGTGATCACGCAGAAGGGCGAGCCGGTGGACGTGGAGACGGCTCGAGGTCCGATCCGGATCGCACCCGGACCGAACCTCGAGCACCCTCGTCCCTCCCCGTGA
- a CDS encoding MCE family protein: MSPAAVLRRKLAVFFSVGIAAVLIVALFIVEVPALFGVGRYEVRLDLADAGGLYPSANVTYRGIEIGRVTSLTMTTSGAEAVLSLDSDVPVPADSAAQIRSMSAIGEQYVEFLPDGEDGPYLTAGSIVPRDRISVPEPIGGALDQLDATLQSVGPDRLALLLDETHTAVADSGDALRILVEAGAAVSAEAAASADSTAALIDQVGPLLDTQVASSDAIARWASSLAGTTAQLRDSDSDVRTLLGVTAPAAAQVQALFEEAEPTLPLLLANLVTVEQVAAVYRPSLEQMLVLFPSIMASTQSAGLPNVDNPSQNTYFTATFNDPPPCITGFLPPEQRRSPTEFDVPDTPPDLYCKLPADSPIAVRGARNMPCIEYPGRRAPTVQLCRDGGYSATSLEGLLSPPN; this comes from the coding sequence ATGAGCCCGGCTGCGGTGCTGCGCCGCAAACTGGCGGTGTTCTTCTCGGTCGGGATCGCGGCGGTGCTGATCGTCGCGCTGTTCATCGTCGAGGTGCCCGCCCTGTTCGGGGTGGGACGCTACGAGGTGCGTCTCGACCTCGCCGACGCCGGGGGTCTGTATCCCTCGGCGAACGTCACCTACCGCGGCATCGAGATCGGCCGGGTGACGTCACTGACCATGACCACGAGCGGCGCCGAGGCGGTTCTCTCGCTCGACTCGGATGTTCCGGTGCCGGCCGATTCGGCGGCGCAGATCCGCAGCATGTCGGCGATCGGCGAGCAGTACGTCGAGTTCCTGCCCGACGGCGAGGACGGCCCGTATCTGACCGCGGGGTCGATCGTTCCCCGCGATCGCATCTCCGTGCCCGAACCGATCGGCGGTGCGCTCGACCAGCTCGACGCCACGCTGCAGTCCGTGGGACCCGACCGCCTCGCCCTGCTGCTCGACGAGACCCACACGGCGGTGGCCGATTCCGGCGACGCCCTGCGGATCCTCGTCGAGGCCGGCGCGGCGGTGAGCGCCGAGGCCGCTGCGAGCGCGGACAGCACCGCGGCACTGATCGATCAGGTCGGTCCGTTGCTCGACACGCAGGTCGCGTCGTCGGATGCGATCGCCCGATGGGCGTCCTCCCTGGCGGGCACCACCGCACAGTTGCGCGACTCCGACAGCGACGTGCGCACCCTCCTCGGCGTGACGGCCCCTGCCGCCGCGCAGGTGCAGGCGCTGTTCGAGGAGGCCGAACCGACCCTCCCCCTGCTGCTCGCCAATCTGGTCACCGTCGAGCAGGTCGCCGCGGTGTACCGGCCGTCGCTCGAACAGATGCTGGTGCTGTTCCCGTCGATCATGGCGTCGACCCAGTCGGCGGGTCTGCCCAATGTCGACAACCCCTCGCAGAACACCTACTTCACCGCGACCTTCAACGACCCGCCGCCGTGCATCACCGGCTTCCTGCCGCCGGAACAGCGGCGCTCACCCACCGAGTTCGACGTGCCCGACACCCCGCCCGATCTGTACTGCAAGCTGCCGGCGGACTCCCCCATCGCGGTGCGCGGGGCACGGAACATGCCGTGCATCGAGTACCCGGGGCGCCGTGCCCCCACGGTACAGTTGTGCCGCGACGGTGGTTATTCGGCGACGAGCCTGGAAGGGCTTCTGTCGCCGCCGAACTGA
- a CDS encoding MCE family protein — translation MRTRVLRAVGVLACLALTAGCEWRGLNSLPLPGTHGRGDDAFAVTIEMPDVTTLERNSRVRVGDVTVGRVADLRLGDGHALVTVMVDGSTVLPENTVAKIGQTSLLGSAHVELSPPLAEPARGRLGDGDVIPLERAGAFPTTEQTLSSLSLVLSGGGLAQAQEITRELNRAMDGRQESVRALLTRLDAVLAGLDGQKEQIVSAMESLDALAVEVAEHNTEIAAATDDLAPAMEVLSTQRDDLTRAADALGQFGRVANEVVEASGDDVVANLRDLEPVLASLASAGDSLTESLRYLLTFPFPIDTYRNAVRGDYANGTVILDLTLPTLENALLLGTPFENALTGGGRPVPDPVSLLVPPVSEPTR, via the coding sequence GTGAGAACACGAGTCCTGCGCGCGGTCGGTGTCCTCGCCTGCCTGGCCCTGACCGCCGGGTGCGAGTGGCGCGGCCTGAACAGCCTGCCCCTTCCCGGCACGCACGGTCGCGGCGACGACGCGTTCGCCGTGACCATCGAGATGCCCGACGTCACGACCCTCGAACGCAATTCACGGGTCCGCGTCGGCGACGTCACCGTCGGGCGGGTCGCCGACCTGCGGCTCGGCGACGGACATGCGCTCGTGACGGTGATGGTCGACGGCAGCACGGTGCTTCCGGAGAACACGGTCGCGAAGATCGGGCAGACGAGCCTGCTCGGGTCCGCCCACGTCGAACTCTCTCCCCCGCTCGCCGAACCCGCCCGTGGCCGGCTCGGGGACGGCGACGTCATCCCCCTCGAGCGGGCGGGTGCGTTCCCCACCACCGAGCAGACCCTGTCGTCGCTGTCGCTGGTGCTCAGCGGCGGTGGCCTCGCCCAAGCCCAGGAGATCACCCGCGAACTCAACCGGGCGATGGACGGACGGCAGGAGTCGGTGCGGGCCCTGCTCACCCGCCTCGACGCGGTGCTCGCCGGGCTGGACGGCCAGAAGGAGCAGATCGTGAGCGCGATGGAATCGCTCGACGCACTCGCCGTCGAGGTCGCCGAGCACAACACCGAGATCGCGGCGGCGACGGACGATCTCGCGCCCGCCATGGAGGTGTTGTCCACCCAGCGCGACGACCTGACCCGCGCCGCCGATGCGCTCGGGCAGTTCGGGCGCGTCGCGAACGAGGTCGTCGAGGCGAGCGGCGACGACGTCGTCGCGAACCTGCGTGATCTCGAACCGGTGCTGGCCTCGCTCGCGTCGGCGGGCGACTCGCTCACCGAGTCGCTGCGCTACCTGCTGACCTTCCCGTTCCCCATCGACACCTACCGCAACGCGGTGCGCGGCGACTACGCGAACGGCACGGTCATCCTCGACCTCACCCTGCCGACCCTCGAGAACGCACTGCTGCTCGGCACGCCCTTCGAGAACGCACTCACCGGCGGCGGGCGACCCGTGCCGGATCCGGTGTCGCTGCTCGTCCCGCCAGTGTCGGAGCCGACCCGATGA